A segment of the Sphingopyxis sp. OAS728 genome:
CAGGCCTATCGGTTCCGCGCGACGATCGAGACCGAGGCGCTCCTGCAGCCCGGATATCGTTTCGTTCCCGCCGAACTGGAGGCGTTGCGCGCCGCTCAGAACCGATTGCTGGAGGGTGGTATCGTCAGCCTGTCGCGCGCCGGCCTGTATGAAATTAATTCGGGGCTTCACGAGACGCTCGTCGCCTGGTCGGGCAACCGCTTCTTCCTCGACGCGATCCGGCGCGTTAATCGCCTCCGCCGGCTGATCGAATTTCGCGCGATCGCCGACCGCAGCCGTCTCGAGCAGCAGTGTCGTGAACATCTGGCGCTGCTCGACCTCATTGAGCGCGGTGACATGCTGCTCGCTACCGACTTCCTCCGTCGTCATATCGGTCAAGCGCTCGACCAGAAGGTCGGGCTGGTCGAATAATTGCATTTTGCATTGACAAAAGTCATGTATCGACCCAGCTGAGATCGGGTAAACCGACGAGGCGCAATCATGATTCTCGACACCGCAGGCCAGCCGCTTCGCATCATCGATCTTCCTGCCCGACTGGGTGCCCGTCTGGCGACGATGCCGGTGATCCACCGGCTGGTGGCTGAAAACCTGCTGCGTGCCGGGGGCGACGATGGCGCGGCGGCGTTCGCGGCGTGGATCGACGGTGGGCAGGCGGATGTCGAACTACCGTTCTACCCCGGCCGCATCATGATGCACGACACGACCTGCGTCCCTGCGCTCGTCGACCTCGCTGCGGCGCGCGATGTGCTTGCGGCCGAGGGCGGCGATCCGGCGCGGATCGATCCAGTGGTGCCGGTCGATGTCTCCACCGACCATTCGCTCGCGGTCGACCATTTCGCCGATCCCGATGCGGCGCGGCTCAACATGGCACGCGAGCGCGAGCGTAACGCCGAGCGGCTGCGGTTGATGAAATGGGCGAGCGGGGCGTTCGAAAAGCTGACCGTCCATCCCCCCGGCACCGGCATTATGCACACGCTGAACCTCGAACGGCTGGCGAGCATCGTGCGTGTCGAATCGCGCGACGGTGCCGATTGGGCGGTCCCCGACACGCTGATCGGAACCGACAGCCACACCCCGATGGTGAATGGCATCGGCGTGCTCGGTTGGGGCGTGGGCGGGCTGGAGGCCGAGGCGGCGATGCTCGGGCTGCCTGTGATTCTGCGCGTCCCTGAAGTCGTCGGCGTGCGGCTGGTCGGCGAACTGCCGGCCGATGTGTTCGGCACTGATCTTGCGCTGCTTGTCACGCAAAGGCTGCGCGCGCATGGGGTTGCCGGCCGCTTCGTAGAATTTTTCGGCCCCGGTATCGCGACGCTGTCGGCCGACACGCGCGCGGCGGTCGCCAATATGGCGCCTGAATATGGCGCGACGACCGGCTTTTTTCCGGTCGATGCGCGAACGATCGCCTATCTGCGCGAAACCGGTCGCCCGGCGGACGCGGTGCAATTGGTCGAGGACTATTGCCGCCGACAAGGCCTGTGGTTCGAGCCCGAAGCCGCGCCGGATTACTCCGAGGTGCTGACAATCGATCTTGCCGACGTCGTGCGCGGTGCCGCCGGGCCCTCGCGTCCGCAGGACTTGCGCGCCGCCGGTGACACTCTTGCCCATATTGCCGCGGGTATCGCTGCGGGCGACGTCCCCGCGGGCGCAGTCGCGATCGCCGCGATCACCAGCTGCACCAACACCAGCGACCCGCGGATGCTTGTCGCAGCAGGGTTGCTCGCGCGCAATGCCGTTGCTGCGGGGCTAACGGTCCCCGATTGGGTGAAGACCTCGCTCGCGCCCGGGTCGCCGGCGGCCGAAGCGTTGCTGCGCCGTGCCGGGCTGATGGGACCACTCGAAGAACTTGGTTTCGGGATCGTCGGCGTCGGCTGCACGACCTGCATCGGCAATTCGGGGGCGTTGGTGCCGAGGATGTATGAGGCCATTGCCGGAGGCGTGGTGCCCGTCGCGGTGCTTTCGGGCAATCGCAACTTCCCGGGGCGCGTCCATCCCGAGGTGCGCGAAAGCTTCCTCCTGTCGCCGCCGATGGTCGTCGCCTTCGCTATCGCCGGCGATGCGGCGCGGGACATTTTGTGCGATCCGATCGGTCGTCGTAGCGACGGCACGCCCGTCATACTCGACCAGATATGGCCCGATGCCGGGGAGATCGACCGCCTGCTCGCCGATGCGCGCGCGCCGGGCGATGTCCAGCTTCGCTATGATGCCGCCGAAGCGAACCCGACGTGGGCGGCGCTCGAGGCGCCGGACAGCGCCCTCTTCCCTTGGGATTCGGGATCGACCTATCTGCGTCCGCCGCCCTTCGTTCGGGCCGATGCGCGGCCCACGCTGGATGGAGCCTTGGCGCATCCGCTGCTTGTGCTCGGCGACGACATCACAACCGATCATATTTCGCCGGCGGGTGCAATTCCTGCGGGCACGCCGGCTGCACGCTATCTGATCGAGCGCGGCGAGACGCCGGGCGACCTCAATGTCTTCGCCGCGCGCCGCGGCAATTGGGAGGCGATGGTGCGCGGACTGTTCACCAACCCCTCGGTCGACAATCTGCTGCGCCCGGGGATCGCGCCGGGCCGCACAGTGCACGCGCCAAGCGGGACGGAGATGACCCTGTGGGATGCGGCCGAACTTTACGCCGCCGAAGGCACACCGCTCGTGATCGTCGCGGGCGACCGCTACGGCACCGGATCGTCGCGCGACTGGGCGGCGAAAGG
Coding sequences within it:
- the acnA gene encoding aconitate hydratase AcnA, producing the protein MILDTAGQPLRIIDLPARLGARLATMPVIHRLVAENLLRAGGDDGAAAFAAWIDGGQADVELPFYPGRIMMHDTTCVPALVDLAAARDVLAAEGGDPARIDPVVPVDVSTDHSLAVDHFADPDAARLNMARERERNAERLRLMKWASGAFEKLTVHPPGTGIMHTLNLERLASIVRVESRDGADWAVPDTLIGTDSHTPMVNGIGVLGWGVGGLEAEAAMLGLPVILRVPEVVGVRLVGELPADVFGTDLALLVTQRLRAHGVAGRFVEFFGPGIATLSADTRAAVANMAPEYGATTGFFPVDARTIAYLRETGRPADAVQLVEDYCRRQGLWFEPEAAPDYSEVLTIDLADVVRGAAGPSRPQDLRAAGDTLAHIAAGIAAGDVPAGAVAIAAITSCTNTSDPRMLVAAGLLARNAVAAGLTVPDWVKTSLAPGSPAAEALLRRAGLMGPLEELGFGIVGVGCTTCIGNSGALVPRMYEAIAGGVVPVAVLSGNRNFPGRVHPEVRESFLLSPPMVVAFAIAGDAARDILCDPIGRRSDGTPVILDQIWPDAGEIDRLLADARAPGDVQLRYDAAEANPTWAALEAPDSALFPWDSGSTYLRPPPFVRADARPTLDGALAHPLLVLGDDITTDHISPAGAIPAGTPAARYLIERGETPGDLNVFAARRGNWEAMVRGLFTNPSVDNLLRPGIAPGRTVHAPSGTEMTLWDAAELYAAEGTPLVIVAGDRYGTGSSRDWAAKGPQLLGVRAVIASSFERIHRSNLINMAVLPLTVAREDALALRELSPDALICFPGAVPLEPGAPVALRIEDRGAVRDYAARLAADTQAECDILARGGMLPALLRRLLPQMEKVG